A window of Gavia stellata isolate bGavSte3 chromosome 21, bGavSte3.hap2, whole genome shotgun sequence contains these coding sequences:
- the DUSP18 gene encoding LOW QUALITY PROTEIN: dual specificity protein phosphatase 18 (The sequence of the model RefSeq protein was modified relative to this genomic sequence to represent the inferred CDS: inserted 6 bases in 4 codons), protein MPRWRQLWEPSQPCPGTPTTNLSDIADHLQPLYLSDMAAANSFPLLFTHRISKVINVSLEVVNTLCPHTEYLHIPMMDAPTTRISSCFGSTAANIHSVGXTRGWMLLHCAARVSRSXTIYLVYLLKHRSMSLAGTHAWVESCRPIVXFWQQLIHYEYKLXGVNRLRMISSPSGMIPDVYENEVRVMLLL, encoded by the exons ATGCCCCGATGGCGGCAGCTCTGGgagccctcccagccctgccctggcaccccaaCAACGAACCTCAGCGACATTGCGGATCACCTCCAACCTCTCTACCTCAGTGACATGGCAGCCGCCAACAGCTTCCCCTTGCTCTTCACCCACCGCATCAGCAAGGTCATCAACGTCTCCCTGGAGGTGGTGAACACCCTCTGTCCCCACACTGAGTACCTGCACATCCCCATGATGGATGCCCCCACCACCCGCATCTCCAGCTGCTTCGGCTCCACGGCAGCTAATATCCACAGCGTGG ACACGCGGGGTTGGATGCTGCTGCACTGCGCTGCCAGGGTGAGCAGGT CCACCATCTACTTGGTCTATCTCCTGAAGCACCGCTCCATGTCCCTGGCGGGCACCCACGCCTGGGTCGAGTCCTGCCGTCCCATTGT CTTCTGGCAGCAGCTCATCCACTACGAGTACAAACT TGGCGTCAACAGACTCCGAATGATCAGCTCTCCGTCGGGGATGATACCCGATGTTTATGAAAATGAAGTAAGAGTAATGCTGCTGCTCTGA
- the IQCD gene encoding dynein regulatory complex protein 10: MATGDPAVLRLPSQDMKQGNEPLVKGMATPEKAAITLDAMQMLDPRQVKPDNIETERIKTVLDETIAKLELSSLIPCIIDSLDRFADMLGPEITKSLIEHQKLSNEMEHLLASSEEGNTMRAEEQQGCLCLLEQRLKCSVRNVLRLLLANPSLCQALKYEAWAKESPAKGFIEAFGEFRNFMLERLLTSPVEEEEKIQFMEDISLRIKKNTEAITALQAELAAAIRTREEEIHKKDNVIKDLKNSMQDLTEDCKAGIQQIKQEGEKQQKEELQASQARCARLQQDIQQLGAQLNALVLEHRASELALRKRKCRVEMEIVNWIQKYDADMGEKQAEYEEVHAAYTEEKAQLSLLMEKRAVLLQEYSQIEEERRMCQKKKEQALKEFTTMTLAAIRIQAFWRGYLVRSLFKSKRKKKKKKGKGKKIKK; the protein is encoded by the exons ATGGCAACAGGGGATCCAGCTGTGCTCCGACTACCATCTCAGGACATGAAGCAAGGAAACGAGCCCCTGGTGAAGGGCATGGCAACTCCAGAGAAGGCAGCGATCACATTAGATGCCATGCAGATGTTAGATCCACGCCAGGTAAAACCCGATAACATTGAGACGGAAAGAATCAAAACTGTCTTGGATGAGACGATTGCCAAGCTGGAGCTGAGCAGTTTGATCCCATGTATTATCGACTCTCTGGACAGGTTTGCTGATATGCTGGGACCTGAGATCACAAAAAGCCTGATCGAGCACCAAAAGCTTTCAAATGAAATGGAGCACCTGCTTGCCAGCTCTGAAGAAGGGAACACCATGAGAGCTGAGGAGCAACAGGGCTGTCTCTGCTTGCTAGAGCAACGTCTGAAATGTTCTGTTAGAAATGTCCTGAGACTCTTGTTGGCCAACCCTTCGCTTTGCCAGGCTCTGAAATACGAAGCCTGGGCGAAAGAGTCACCAGCCAAAGGGTTTATCGAAGCCTTTGGGGAGTTCAGGAATTTCATGCTTGAGAGACTCCTGACTAGTCctgtggaagaggaagaaaagattcAGTTCATGGAAGACATCTCCCTCCGGAtcaagaaaaacactgaagcaaTCACAGCTTTACAGGCAGAACTGGCAGCAGCAATCCGGACTCGAGAGGAGGAG ATTCACAAGAAGGACAATGTGATCAAAGACCTGAAAAACAGCATGCAAGATCTGACTGAAGACTGCAAGGCTGGCATCCAGCAGATcaagcaggaaggagaaaaacagcaaaaagaggagCTGCAAGCCTCCCAGGCCAGGTGTGCCAGGCTACAGCAGGATATTCAGCAGCTAGGAGCACAACTCAATGCACTTGTACTGGAGCATCGAGCATCGGAGCTGGCTCTCAGAAAG AGGAAGTGCAGAGTGGAGATGGAAATTGTGAACTGGATCCAGAAATATGACGCGGACATGGGAGAAAAACAG GCTGAGTATGAGGAGGTTCATGCTGCCTACACCGAAGAGAAGGcccagctgtccctgctgaTGGAGAAACGTGCTGTGCTTCTCCAGGAGTATTCCCAGATTGAGGAGGAGCGCAGGATGTGTcagaagaagaaggagcaggCTTTGAAGGAATTCACCACCATGACCCTTGCAGCCATCCGCATCCAGGCCTTCTGGAGAGGCTACTTGGTCCGGTCCCTCTTCAAgtcaaaaaggaagaagaagaagaagaagggcAAGGGCAAGAAGATcaagaaataa